One genomic segment of [Phormidium] sp. ETS-05 includes these proteins:
- a CDS encoding S8 family serine peptidase — protein sequence MFKSFFRPKKQEEPRGFQPKKRYSGPAMRLEEMRTPSGLVLGDDTEPTDDPIPADDIDNIDSFGDNYDNYFENDSDLDGDDFGGYDQDDIGDTDSDIDSSDTSDISDTETEEIDNTDDIDSDDTDSDDTDSDDTDDTTAETDSDNIADEDLEPLNYIDSDDTDSDDTDDTTAETDTDSDETDTNTDETAAETETDTDDTTTEVSDTGENIASDDIDGEETGETTSELVAETDAAETASDHSDIDTETDAAETASDHSELVAETDAADNTDSDTTEEASDNFVVDAELNPNQINFDVGTFTVGETGQVSADFLFDGGKYEGEVAIFNLEGMDEFEFGTPEFIQEAARRSLSSSDMGHVVISDITEAARFDPQYGENYNLGTYQGVQTFAMRPGDTFAIMLVPKGSVQQVFDNPAATGNLRPLFSLATANPNDAHHIGQIADVTGDGSTFAMEDLRVDGNTDKDYNDIIFQVRGAKGTAPLMDQLVAAGKDWRGTNVGKALIEYATPYITPDEPDFDGALSNLVSNLESLFADGETDGYGLDIASDSTDATDEFFSSDEPETEELVEDAATDEFFSSDEPETEELVEDAATDELFSSDETVSETEETIATDATDAAISDETVSETEETVATDATDAAISDETVSETESPVATDATDAVITDETVSETESPVATDATDAAITDETVSETEETIATDATDAVITDETVSETEETIATDATDAVITDETVSETEETIATDATDAAITDETVSETESPVATDATDAAITDETVSETESPVATDATDAAITDETVSETESPVATETTATATETVVAPPTENSAAEVVAPSVEKTDAVTEVSSATPEPVTEANEPTTSDSTDNVETVSDAGNEANAVSTNSATPGSAAPATPSNTAPAQSSNSVNNQNLISRLENLTDNLKQQNSNAVVGSGNNAVSTSLIQQVENLTQKLKTQNPSTPVSANTTALISRLEEMVVKTAPLPAPSQFNFAPANQPLVGVIDTGFAGNNPDINYERIILGQDRVDGDNNPLLAADEGNEHGTHVLGIIGATQNNGIGIDGINDDAPIWVGRAVGSGKWAESLVEFVDAAKVSGQPNAVVNLSLDLTQTNPDGSVTTRYEFTPQERAAIEYARQHNVMLVVAAGNDGGVMSALGQSSQEFDNIITVGAAKRVNDEVALSKAYDRAEYSSYGNGLDIMAPVGDSELSTVGDGVGTMAGTSVATAKVTGAASQIWAANPQLSYRQVIEILKKTATDLAETGFDTATGAGLLNMVAAVQLAKATKPEEYDVLATLIPDTWSGEGKVTPGERAARIPYSLRPGDTLWGIAQRELGNGNRWQEIQKENGSTFTQAEARNLPVGYVVYLPGTSTPTPTPTPTPTPTPTPTPIPSGSLAGKKIALDPGHGNSPGGFDPGATGNGTTEAIENMVQAQMIADYLRQRGAEVTIIDNGSLSLEQIGQQSSGSDLFVSLHLNAFYGKAQGHEVYSHPTAPSADSRLAQAINNEIDAVFPDSEIPNRGVKTANFGVLRGAPTSVPAVLVESLFIDAPGMSRANVEKAAQAIGRGIEKFLTGSVSASSSNGSTTSAQPAPLATPGQTRQYIIKSGDTLSGIALRELGNANRWREIKKADGSTFTEAEARQLRVGQSVYLPVSYKTGTGKPVVSAPASTPKITSSSSTDFTGQVMSVVSSLNVRSGPGTNYSTVGSYGSNTPLTFDAWTRGTSHWDPIAKQWDNRWFRIKETNKWVASAYINGNPKSNSKYIDPPGSPTNNGGNNNPGANPSVLQALDKLLGKFQITDPWGNYPGQCVSFVKRFTHELGITMNPMGGNGGAKYGFINYSQPGLSLSASQAQKIYFSGGEKPRVGDIVFFDSTSQNKYGHVAVIQSVLSNGNVIIQESNGDSKAWTTGTYVSRREVNLNSLPYGYGSTMGWLRLKI from the coding sequence ATGTTTAAGTCATTTTTCCGACCCAAAAAGCAGGAAGAACCGCGAGGGTTCCAGCCGAAAAAACGGTATAGTGGCCCCGCCATGCGCTTGGAAGAAATGAGAACGCCCAGCGGTCTCGTTCTTGGAGACGACACCGAACCCACAGACGACCCCATCCCCGCCGACGACATAGATAATATAGACTCGTTTGGGGATAATTATGATAATTATTTCGAGAATGACTCCGACTTGGACGGTGATGATTTTGGCGGATATGACCAAGACGATATCGGCGATACAGATAGCGATATTGATAGCAGCGACACCAGCGATATTTCCGATACAGAAACAGAAGAAATCGACAATACCGACGATATCGACAGCGACGATACCGACAGCGACGATACCGACAGCGACGATACCGACGATACCACCGCCGAAACCGACAGCGACAATATCGCCGATGAAGACTTAGAACCACTCAACTATATCGACAGCGACGACACCGACAGCGACGATACCGACGATACCACCGCCGAAACCGACACCGACAGCGACGAAACCGATACCAACACCGACGAAACCGCCGCCGAAACCGAAACCGACACCGACGATACAACAACAGAAGTGAGCGATACCGGGGAAAACATCGCCAGTGACGATATCGACGGAGAAGAAACCGGCGAAACCACCAGCGAATTAGTCGCCGAAACCGATGCAGCAGAAACAGCCAGTGACCACAGCGATATCGACACCGAAACCGATGCAGCGGAAACAGCCAGTGACCACAGCGAATTAGTCGCCGAAACCGATGCAGCCGATAACACGGACAGCGACACCACAGAAGAAGCCAGCGACAATTTTGTGGTCGATGCCGAATTAAACCCAAATCAAATTAACTTTGACGTAGGCACCTTCACCGTGGGAGAAACCGGGCAAGTCAGCGCCGATTTTCTCTTTGACGGCGGCAAATATGAAGGAGAAGTAGCCATCTTCAACCTCGAAGGCATGGATGAATTTGAATTCGGCACTCCCGAATTCATCCAAGAAGCCGCTCGCCGCTCCCTGAGCAGTTCAGACATGGGTCATGTAGTCATTTCCGACATCACCGAAGCCGCCCGGTTTGACCCCCAATACGGCGAGAATTACAATTTAGGCACCTACCAGGGAGTCCAAACATTTGCCATGCGTCCAGGGGATACCTTTGCCATCATGCTAGTCCCCAAAGGTAGCGTCCAGCAAGTATTCGATAACCCCGCCGCCACTGGCAATCTCCGTCCTCTATTTTCCCTCGCCACTGCCAACCCCAATGACGCCCATCATATCGGTCAAATTGCCGATGTAACCGGCGATGGCAGCACCTTCGCGATGGAAGACTTGCGCGTTGATGGTAATACGGATAAAGACTACAACGATATCATCTTCCAAGTCCGGGGAGCCAAAGGAACCGCCCCCCTAATGGACCAATTGGTAGCCGCTGGTAAAGACTGGCGTGGCACCAATGTGGGTAAAGCGTTGATAGAGTATGCTACACCATACATTACACCCGATGAACCAGATTTTGATGGCGCTTTATCCAATTTAGTTTCCAACCTGGAAAGCCTATTTGCCGATGGAGAAACTGACGGGTATGGCTTAGATATTGCCTCAGATAGCACCGACGCCACCGATGAGTTTTTCTCCTCTGATGAACCAGAAACAGAAGAACTGGTAGAAGACGCCGCCACCGATGAGTTTTTCTCCTCTGATGAACCAGAAACAGAAGAACTGGTAGAAGACGCCGCCACCGATGAGCTGTTCTCCTCTGATGAAACCGTCTCCGAAACAGAGGAAACTATAGCCACTGACGCCACGGATGCAGCGATAAGTGATGAAACTGTCTCCGAAACAGAGGAAACTGTAGCCACTGACGCCACGGATGCAGCGATAAGTGATGAAACTGTCTCCGAAACCGAGTCACCAGTAGCCACTGACGCCACGGATGCAGTGATAACTGATGAAACTGTCTCCGAAACCGAGTCACCAGTAGCCACTGACGCCACGGATGCAGCGATAACTGATGAAACTGTCTCCGAAACCGAGGAAACTATAGCCACTGACGCCACGGATGCAGTGATAACTGATGAAACTGTCTCCGAAACCGAGGAAACTATAGCAACTGACGCCACGGATGCAGTGATAACTGATGAAACTGTCTCCGAAACCGAGGAAACTATAGCCACTGACGCCACGGATGCAGCGATAACTGATGAAACTGTCTCCGAAACCGAGTCACCAGTAGCCACTGACGCCACGGATGCAGCGATAACTGATGAAACTGTCTCCGAAACCGAGTCACCAGTAGCCACTGACGCCACGGATGCAGCGATAACTGATGAAACTGTCTCCGAAACCGAGTCACCAGTAGCCACAGAAACCACAGCAACAGCCACCGAGACAGTAGTTGCCCCGCCAACCGAAAATTCCGCCGCTGAAGTGGTGGCACCTTCAGTAGAGAAAACCGACGCGGTAACAGAAGTTTCATCGGCGACACCAGAACCAGTTACAGAGGCAAACGAGCCAACTACATCGGACTCTACCGATAATGTAGAAACTGTATCGGATGCCGGTAACGAAGCTAATGCCGTTTCTACCAATAGCGCAACTCCTGGCAGTGCAGCACCTGCCACCCCCAGCAATACCGCCCCAGCACAAAGTAGCAATTCTGTCAATAACCAGAATCTGATTTCTCGGCTGGAAAATTTGACCGATAATCTGAAACAACAGAACAGCAATGCTGTGGTGGGTTCCGGCAACAATGCTGTCAGTACCTCCCTGATTCAGCAAGTAGAAAACCTGACCCAAAAATTAAAGACTCAGAACCCATCAACCCCAGTCAGTGCCAATACTACTGCCTTGATTTCCCGCCTGGAAGAGATGGTGGTGAAAACGGCTCCGCTGCCAGCACCGAGTCAGTTTAATTTTGCTCCAGCAAATCAGCCGTTAGTGGGGGTTATCGATACCGGTTTTGCCGGGAATAATCCTGATATCAATTATGAGCGGATTATTTTAGGCCAAGACCGCGTAGATGGGGATAACAATCCCTTGCTGGCTGCTGATGAAGGCAACGAACACGGCACCCACGTGTTAGGAATTATTGGCGCCACTCAAAACAATGGCATCGGCATTGATGGCATTAATGATGATGCCCCGATTTGGGTGGGACGTGCCGTGGGTTCTGGCAAATGGGCAGAATCTTTGGTGGAATTTGTGGATGCTGCTAAAGTATCAGGACAACCGAATGCAGTGGTTAACCTGAGTTTAGATTTAACTCAGACTAATCCTGATGGCAGCGTCACGACTCGTTATGAGTTTACGCCCCAAGAACGGGCCGCTATTGAATATGCGCGGCAGCATAATGTGATGCTAGTGGTGGCTGCGGGAAATGACGGCGGTGTGATGTCTGCTTTGGGTCAATCTTCCCAAGAATTTGACAATATTATTACCGTCGGTGCAGCGAAACGAGTCAATGACGAAGTGGCACTATCCAAAGCCTACGATCGGGCAGAATATTCTAGCTACGGTAACGGTTTAGATATTATGGCGCCCGTGGGAGATTCCGAACTTTCCACCGTGGGGGATGGTGTGGGAACAATGGCGGGGACTTCCGTAGCTACTGCCAAAGTCACCGGTGCAGCTTCTCAAATTTGGGCTGCCAATCCCCAGTTAAGCTATCGCCAAGTGATTGAGATTCTCAAGAAGACAGCGACCGATTTAGCTGAGACTGGTTTTGATACCGCCACGGGCGCCGGTTTGCTGAATATGGTGGCTGCGGTGCAGTTGGCGAAGGCAACTAAGCCGGAAGAGTATGATGTTTTGGCCACGCTTATTCCTGACACTTGGAGTGGCGAAGGGAAGGTAACGCCAGGTGAGCGGGCGGCTCGTATTCCATACAGTCTGCGTCCTGGAGATACCCTTTGGGGAATTGCTCAGCGAGAATTAGGCAATGGCAACCGCTGGCAAGAAATCCAAAAAGAAAATGGCAGTACCTTTACTCAAGCTGAAGCTCGGAATTTGCCGGTTGGTTATGTGGTTTATCTGCCTGGTACTAGCACACCAACACCAACACCAACGCCAACACCAACGCCAACGCCAACCCCAACCCCAATACCCTCTGGTTCTTTAGCGGGTAAGAAAATTGCTTTAGATCCAGGACACGGAAACTCTCCTGGAGGATTCGATCCTGGAGCTACAGGGAACGGCACTACCGAAGCCATCGAAAACATGGTGCAAGCGCAAATGATTGCCGATTATCTCCGCCAACGTGGAGCAGAAGTCACAATCATTGATAATGGCAGCTTATCTTTAGAACAAATCGGTCAGCAAAGTAGCGGGTCAGACTTATTTGTTTCTTTGCATCTTAATGCTTTCTACGGTAAAGCTCAAGGTCACGAGGTGTATTCTCACCCAACAGCACCCAGCGCAGATAGCCGTCTCGCGCAAGCGATTAATAACGAGATAGATGCAGTTTTTCCAGATTCTGAGATTCCCAATCGTGGGGTTAAAACAGCTAATTTTGGTGTCCTGCGAGGCGCTCCGACTTCTGTACCTGCTGTGTTGGTAGAATCGCTGTTTATTGACGCACCGGGGATGAGCCGTGCCAATGTAGAAAAAGCAGCGCAGGCGATCGGTCGGGGCATTGAAAAATTCCTCACAGGCAGTGTCAGTGCCAGCAGCAGTAATGGGTCAACAACTTCAGCACAGCCAGCTCCTTTAGCCACCCCCGGACAAACACGGCAGTATATTATCAAATCCGGTGATACTCTCTCAGGAATTGCTCTGCGCGAACTTGGCAATGCTAACCGCTGGCGCGAGATTAAGAAAGCTGACGGCAGCACTTTTACGGAAGCTGAAGCGCGGCAATTGCGAGTTGGTCAGTCAGTTTACCTGCCAGTAAGCTATAAAACAGGTACGGGCAAACCCGTTGTCTCTGCTCCCGCATCCACACCAAAAATTACTAGCTCCAGTTCCACGGACTTCACAGGTCAAGTTATGTCTGTTGTCAGTTCGCTCAATGTTCGCAGCGGACCGGGAACGAACTATAGCACAGTCGGTTCGTATGGCAGCAACACGCCATTAACCTTTGATGCTTGGACGCGAGGGACTTCCCACTGGGATCCGATCGCCAAACAATGGGATAATCGCTGGTTCCGGATTAAGGAGACAAACAAATGGGTCGCCAGTGCTTACATTAACGGAAATCCCAAGTCTAACAGTAAGTATATTGACCCGCCTGGTAGTCCCACCAACAACGGTGGCAATAATAATCCTGGTGCTAATCCATCTGTTCTCCAAGCCTTAGATAAGCTCTTGGGAAAATTTCAAATAACAGATCCCTGGGGCAATTATCCAGGGCAATGCGTTAGTTTTGTCAAACGGTTTACGCATGAACTTGGAATTACTATGAACCCGATGGGCGGCAATGGAGGGGCAAAATACGGCTTTATTAACTATAGCCAGCCGGGGCTATCTCTATCGGCGAGTCAGGCACAAAAAATATATTTCTCTGGGGGAGAAAAACCTCGAGTCGGAGATATAGTTTTCTTTGACTCAACGTCCCAAAATAAGTATGGTCATGTTGCTGTAATTCAATCTGTACTTAGCAACGGCAACGTGATAATTCAAGAATCCAATGGAGATAGTAAAGCTTGGACGACTGGTACTTATGTTAGTCGTCGCGAAGTTAATTTGAACAGTTTGCCTTATGGCTATGGTTCAACTATGGGATGGTTACGCCTAAAAATTTGA